In the genome of Montipora foliosa isolate CH-2021 chromosome 3, ASM3666993v2, whole genome shotgun sequence, one region contains:
- the LOC137995071 gene encoding uncharacterized protein has translation MTAKTGICSWFMFMLSFPRTQPLSTAQTFTQWSALFAYCGGGFSLLVCPQLWEVILQLESSGRSEGYLRLTGLGVLGIGFIFVIFARSNLQGPSHVTILGSIVGRLLYVNGILLMMILRKMIPVSFALVFMILDSSLALITLVIWCHETEGASLSLFIQEVFLPILKCRGATSGSSIAVIFFVGIFQLFFWLIFVIRPDIAHSIFQLDQFQGSSNGYLASSFFTTSILGWYHVINATAVNYPFVPAALFYRLSLNIPALVILVSLDQIERNLFMVVFGCEICVSVILLVFEISSKKCLKTDESDSEQKMMLTSTDKE, from the coding sequence ATGACTGCGAAAACTGGAATTTGTAGCTGGTTTATGTTCATGCTGTCATTTCCAAGAACACAGCCTTTGAGCACGGCGCAAACGTTTACCCAGTGGTCTGCCCTCTTCGCTTACTGCGGCGGTGGCTTCAGCCTTCTCGTCTGTCCTCAACTCTGGGAGGTCATTCTGCAGCTGGAATCCTCTGGCCGTTCTGAGGGATATCTTCGTCTTACGGGGCTTGGTGTACTTGGAATCGGCTTCATTTTTGTCATCTTTGCACGGTCCAATCTGCAGGGTCCCTCCCATGTCACTATTCTAGGGTCCATAGTAGGACGGCTTTTGTACGTTAACGGAATCCTGCTTATGATGATCTTAAGGAAAATGATCCCAGTATCCTTTGCTCTCGTGTTTATGATCCTGGATTCTTCGCTTGCTCTGATCACCTTAGTGATATGGTGCCATGAGACAGAAGGCGCCTCATTGAGCCTTTTCATCCAGGAAGTCTTCTTGCCGATCTTGAAGTGCCGTGGGGCAACATCCGGTTCTTCCATAGCCGTAATATTCTTCGTGGGAATCTTCCAATTATTTTTCTGGCTAATTTTTGTCATAAGGCCAGATATTGCACACAGTATTTTTCAGTTAGACCAGTTTCAAGGAAGCTCAAACGGTTACTTAGCGAGCTCCTTTTTTACTACGTCTATCCTTGGTTGGTATCACGTGATAAATGCAACGGCCGTAAATTATCCATTTGTGCCTGCTGCGTTGTTTTACCGTCTTTCCTTGAATATTCCAGCTTTGGTTATATTAGTTTCTCTTGACCAAATTGAACGCAACCTTTTCATGGTCGTGTTCGGATGCGAAATTTGTGTCTCTGTCATTCTTTTGGTATTTGAAATCAGCTCGAAAAAGTGTctgaaaactgatgaaagcgaCTCAGAACAAAAAATGATGCTCACTTCCACTGATAAAGAATGA
- the LOC137995070 gene encoding uncharacterized protein, whose translation MNAKTGICSWFMFMLSFPGTQPLSTAQKFTQWSALFAYCGGGFSLLVCPQLWEVILQLESSGRSEGYLRLTGLGVLGIGFILVISARSNLQGPSHVTILGSIVGRLLYVNGILLMMILRKMIPVSFALVFMILDSSLALITLVIWCHETEGASLSLFIQEVFLPILKCRGATSGSSIAVIFFVGIFQLFFWLIFVIRPDIAHSFLQLDQFQGSSNGYLATSFFTMSILGWYHVINATAVNYPFVPAALFYRLSLNIPALVILLSLDQIEGNLFMVVFGCEICFSVILLVFEISSKKCLKTDESDSEQKMMLTSTDKE comes from the coding sequence ATGAATGCGAAAACTGGAATTTGTAGCTGGTTTATGTTCATGCTGTCATTTCCAGGAACACAGCCCTTGAGCACGGCCCAAAAGTTTACCCAGTGGTCTGCCCTCTTCGCTTACTGCGGCGGTGGTTTCAGCCTTCTCGTCTGTCCTCAACTCTGGGAGGTCATTCTGCAGCTGGAATCCTCTGGTCGCTCTGAGGGATATCTTCGTCTCACGGGGCTTGGTGTACTTGGAATCGGCTTTATTCTTGTCATCTCAGCACGGTCCAATCTGCAGGGTCCCTCCCACGTCACTATTCTAGGGTCCATTGTAGGACGGCTTTTGTACGTTAACGGAATCTTGCTTATGATGATCTTAAGGAAAATGATCCCAGTATCCTTTGCTCTCGTGTTTATGATCCTGGACTCTTCGCTTGCTCTGATCACCTTAGTGATATGGTGCCATGAGACAGAAGGCGCCTCATTGAGCCTTTTCATCCAGGAAGTCTTCTTGCCGATCTTGAAGTGCCGTGGGGCAACATCCGGTTCTTCCATAGCCGTAATATTCTTCGTGGGAATCTTCCAATTATTTTTCTGGCTAATTTTTGTCATAAGGCCAGATATTGCACACAGTTTTCTTCAGTTAGACCAGTTTCAAGGAAGCTCAaacggttacttagcgacctcCTTTTTTACTATGTCTATCCTTGGTTGGTATCACGTCATAAATGCAACCGCTGTAAATTATCCATTTGTGCCTGCTGCGTTGTTTTACCGTCTTTCCTTGAATATTCCAGCTTTGGTTATATTACTTTCTCTTGACCAAATTGAAGGCAACCTTTTCATGGTCGTATTCGGATGCGAAATTTGTTTCTCTGTCATTCTTTTGGTATTTGAAATCAGCTCGAAAAAGTGTctgaaaactgatgaaagcgaCTCAGAACAAAAAATGATGCTCACTTCTACTGATAAAGAATGA